A window of Chryseobacterium aquaeductus genomic DNA:
AGAACAGGATGCAGAAAAAATCGACAGAAGAATTACCGAAGAAGAGGTGGCAAAACGTAGAGATATGCGAAAAATCTGCACGTTTACTATTGACCCGAAAGATGCAAAAGATTTTGATGATGCGTTATCCATCCAAAAATTAGAAAACGGAAATTTGGAAATTGGTGTGCACATTGCCGATGTTTCTCATTATGTAGTTCCGGGAACGATGTTGGATGATGAAGCCTATGAAAGAGCAACTTCTGTATATCTGGTTGACCGTGTGGTACCGATGTTACCCGAAGTTTTAAGTAATGATGTTTGTTCGCTTCGTCCGAATGAAGATAAATTTACCTTCTCAGCAGTTTTTGAGATGAATGATAAAGCTGAAGTGGTGAACGAATGGTTTGGAAGAACCGCAATTCACTCAGACAGAAGATTCACTTATGAAGAAGCTCAGGAAAGAATTGAAACTCAGGAAGGTGATTTAACGGAAGAAATTCTTACACTCGACAGACTCGCAAAAATTATGCGCGATCAGAGAATTAAAAACGGGGCTATTACTTTTGACAGAAGCGAAGTTAGATTTAATTTAAATGAAAAGAGCGAACCGATTGGGGTTTACTTTAAAGTCAGCAAAGACTCAAATCATTTGATTGAAGAATTCATGCTTTTGGCAAACAGAAAAGTATCGGAATTTGTTTCATTGAAGAAAGGAAGACCGAACAACAATACTTTTATTTACAGAATTCACGACGATCCGGATCCTGCTAAATTGGAAGCTTTAAGAGATTTCGTTTCCACTTTCGGATATAAAATGGATTTGGCAAACACCAAAAAAGTTGCCGAATCTTTGAATAATTTACTTTCTGAAGTAAAAGGAAAAGGAGAAGAAAATATGATAGAAACTCTGGCAATGCGAAGCATGAGCAAAGCGGTCTACTCTACCGATCCGATTGGTCATTACGGACTTGGGTTTGACTATTATTCGCACTTCACCTCTCCTATCCGTCGATATCCCGATTTGCTTGCACACCGTTTGCTTCAACATTATTTGGATGGCGGAAAATCTCCTGACAGAAATGAACTGGAAGAAAAATCAAAACATTGCAGTGCCAGAGAACGTTTGGCTGCAGATGCAGAGAGAGATTCTATCAAATTTATGCAGGTAAAATTCATGGAGAAACATTTGGGAGAAACATTTACTGGTGTGATTTCTGGAGTTGCGGAATTTGGTTTTTGGGTGCAGATTCCAGAAAATGGTGCAGAAGGTTTGATCAAATTACGAGATTTGATGGATGATTCTTATACTTATGACAAGTCTACCCACGCTGTATATGGCTCAAGAACTGGGAACAGATACCAATTGGGTCAGGAAGTTAAAATAAAAGTTATTAAAGCGAATTTAATTCAGAAACAACTGGATTTTAAGATTGTTGATTAAAATTTAAAATAAATCATCAAAGACCGTCACTGTGGCGGTCTTTTTGTTTTAAAAATGCTTTTGTATTGAAATTTAAGTTTAAAAAATCACTTTTTACAGACAAATAAAAATATAATCTTTAAATTTGATTTTGAAACAGATTGTAAATGTTTGAACTCATATTTTCGGCCATTGGTCTCGGTTTTATGCTGAGTCTTGTTTTTATTGGTCCTATCTTTTTTTTGCTCATAGAAACCAGTTTTTCAAGAGGTCCGAAACACGCTTTAGCACTGGATTTTGGTGTCATTACTGCAGATTTGTTGTGTATAGTAGCTGCCTATTATGCCAGTGCAGACATTGTAAATCTCATCGATAAACACCCAGGTTTTTATAGAATTACCTCCATTCTTATTCTCTCCTATGGGATTGTAATGCTGGTTACCAAAACCAAAATGCATTTGCCTGGCGAAGAAAAAATCATCAGTCAGAATTATATTAAAACTTTTTTAAATGGTTTCCTTCTCAATCTTTTGAACGTGGGAGTTATTCTGTTTTGGCTTCTAACGGTAATTGGAGTCCGCAATCAATATCCTGACACAGGAAATGGGATTCTTTATATAGGAATTGTTATTGCAACTTATCTTTCCATTGATTTGATGAAAATTTTCTTGGCTAAACAGTTTCATTACAAACTGACTCAGAAATTAGCGAATAAAATCAGACGAATTGTTGGGATTATTCTTATCATTTTCAGTTTCTTCATATTCCTGCAAAGTTTTAAGATGTTTAATCAGTTTGATAAAAAATTGGAGGAGGCTGAAAAGAAAGAATTAAAATACAAAAAAAACAGATAAATCACCCTTAGGCATTATAGAACATCAAATAATTAAATGAAAAAAATATTTCCAAAATCACTTAAGAAAGGCGATAAAATTGCCATTATTTCTCCTGCAGGAGCCGTAGAACAATCACAGCTCGAAAAAGGCATAAACATGATCAAAAGCAAAGGTTTTGAACCTGTTTTAGGAGAACATCTCTACACCAAATTTTCAAATGGATACAATTACGCCGGAACTGAGGAGCAAAGAACCAAAGACATCAACTGGGCTCTTAATGATCCTCAAATCACTGCAATCTGGGCTTCTCGTGGTGGCTACGGTTGTCAGCATTTGGTTGAGAAATTAAACTTAAAAGGTTTTGCGAAAAATCCCAAGTGGTATATCGGTTATTCTGATAATACAGTGATACAAAGTTATTTATTGAAAAAAGGTTTCGCTTCGATTCACGGACAAACTATTAAAACTTCAAGTTTTGGCGTTACCGATGAAAGCTATGATTTGATTTTTAATATTCTAAAAGGTAAAGCTTTAAAATATACTTTAAAATCAAACCAGTTTAACAAAGACGGAAATGTGGAAGGTGAGTTGGTTGGAGGAAATTTGGCACTGATATATGCACTTTTAGGAACCAAATATTCTTTCGATTTTAAAGATAAAATTTTGTTCATTGAAGATATTGGTGAAAACTTTTATGCGCTAGACAGAATGATGATGAGCTTAGAAATGGCAGGAGTTTTCACCAAAATTAAAGGCTTAGTAATTGGTGGAATGACCAATATGGGTGATGAGAAAGAAAATAAGCAATACGAAGAAAGTTTTGACGAATTTGCTTATCAGTTAATTTCAGAAAGAATTTCAAAATATCAATTTCCCGTCGTTTTTGGATTTCCAAATGGGCATATTCACAATAATATTCCTCTGATTATTGGTGCGGACGTTTCTCTTCAATCGGGGAAAAATGTTTCATTAACTTTTAAATAAAAAATAATGTTTTACTCAAAATTTATACTCGCATTTTTATTGATCACAGCTGGAGTTTTTCATTTTGTAAAACCTCATTTTTTTATGAAAATAATGCCGGATTATGTTCCGTTGCATTTACAGATGGTTTACATCAGTGGGGTGGTAGAAATTTTGTGTGGGATTCTACTTCTTTTTCCGGAAACTCAAAAGATCGGAGCTTATCTTTCTATTGCTTTATTTATCGCTGTTTTTCCTGCAAATATAGAGATGGCAAGAAAGTTTTATGAGATTAATCATCAATATTTTTGGCTCACGGTTTTAAGACTTCCCTTGCAGTTTGTTTTGATCTGGTGGGCGTATCAATTTAGAAAATAATAGCAAGGAAATAGAATTATTTTCAATGCAGTAGATCATTGTTCATTAAACCTCAAACTCTCCAACACTTTAACTCTCTAGTACAATAATGGCAGATCACAATGACTTAGGTAGAAAAGCAGAAGATTTAGCAGCCGAATATCTCATAAAAAATGGACATAGAATTCTTATGCGAAACTTTCGGTATCAAAAAGCTGAGATTGATATTATTTCTGAAAAAGATAATCTAATTGTCGTCACAGAAGTAAAAGCCAGATCAACCGATTTTTTTATCCTGCCACAGGAAGCCGTTACAAAAGGAAAAATCAAGTCAATTGTTACGGCAGCCAATCATTTTATGGAAGAGTTTAATAAAAATCAAGAAGTGAGATTTGATATAATTTCAGTACTTCCCGACAAAAACAAAAACCTGACAATCGAGCATATACCGGATGCCTTTGAAGCATTTGATGCCAACTAAAGTAAGGTAACAATCTAGCAATGTAACAATGTGTCAATATTGGTAAACGGCTAAACTGATACTTTGCTATATTTAAAAATTGAAATTTTTATGAAAACAATACTCATCACCGGAGCCACTTCGGGAATAGGAAAAGCCACTGCAGAACTTTTTGCAAAACAAGGAAACAGAATCATTATCTGCGGAAGAAGAGCGGAGGTTTTAGAATCTGTGAAAAAAGAATTATCTGTTTTAACCGAGGTTTTTAGTTTAAAATTTGATGTACGAAATCTTGAAGAAGTAGAAAATGCCATTGCATCTCTTCCTCAAGAGTGGAAGAATGTAGATGTATTAATCAACAATGCAGGGAATGCGCATGGTTTAGAGCCTTTATCTGCAGGAAGTACAGACGACTGGGATTCTATGATTGACGGAAACGTAAAAGGTCTTTTATACGTGTCAAAAACGTTGATTCCAATGATGAAAGAAAGAAGTTCGGGACATATCATTAATATCAGTTCGGTTGCTGCAAGACAAACTTATGCAAATGGTGTTGTGTATTGCGCAAGCAAAAAAGCAGTAGATGTGATTTCTGAAGGAATGAGAATTGAGCTTACAGAATTTGGAATCAGAGTAACAAACATTCAACCTGGAGCAGTTTCCACAGATTTTTCTTTGGTTAGGTTTAAAGGAGATCAGGAAAGGGCAGCAACAGTTTATGCTGGTTATGAGGCTTTAAAAGCAGAAGATATTGCCGATGCGATCGCCTATTGTGTGAATGCTCCGCAGCACGTTACGGTTTCAGATATGACGATTTATCCTAGTGCTCAGAGCGAACCGAGAACCATTCACAGAAAAGAATAACTTGAAATCTTATAATTTGAAAATTTAAAAATGAGATTTTTGTGTGGAATTCTTTTATTGTTCTTTGTTTTTGGATCTTCTCAAAAGATTTCAAAGCATGAGAAAGCGGTTTTAGTTCAAGCCAAAAAGCTGGATTCTTTGATGAAGAATAATAATGATGCAATCATTGATTTATTTTCCGAAGACGTTTCTTTCGGTCATTCTAATGGTTGGATTCAAAATCTGGATGATTTTATAAAAGATTTTTCGTCTAAAAAAGTGATTTACAAAGAAGTCAGCCAGACTGAATTTTCTGAAATTAAAGAATTTAAAAACAGCATCAGTCTAAGAAGAGTCATTAAAGTTGCAGGTCTTTATAAAAATCAGGACTTTGAAATGAAATTAGCTTTACTCGAAATCTGGATTAAAAAGAAATCTGTCTGGAAATTGTGGAGCCGGCAGAGTGTGGAAATAAAGCCATAGATTTGTAAAAAATTTTGAAATAAATGAAAATATTATATCTGGAAACTTCCTCAAAAAACTGCTCAGTCGCTATTTCAGATGATGAAAAGTTGCTTTGCGTATGTGAAGAAGTTTCAGAAAATTATAAACAATCAGAAAGTCTGCACTCATTTGTGGAATGGACTTTAGAAGGCGCAGAAATTTCTTTAAAAGATTTAGATGCAGTTTGCCTTGGGAAAGGTCCGGGTTCTTACACAGGCTTGCGAATTGGTGCGGCATCAGCGAAAGGTTTTTGCTATGGCTTGAAAATTCCATTAATTGCTGTCAACTCTATGCAGAGCATGATAGAGCCGTTTGTAGGTAAAAACTATGAGTTAATCATACCTTTAGTCGATGCAAGGAGAATGGAGGTTTATACCGCTGCTTACGATGGAATTACCGGAGAAGAACTCAGTGTAACAGAAGCCAAGATTTTAGATGAAACGTCGTTTGAAGAATTAAAGGATAAAAAAATCATTTTTGTAGGCGACGGAGTAAAAAAAGCCAAAGAAGTATTACAGCTTCCTAACGCAGATTTTGATGAAGACATCTACCCTTCTGCACAATATCTGGTAAAGAAAACTTTAGATAAAATTCAGAAAAAAGAATATGAAGATATAGCCTACTTTGAACCCTTCTATTTAAAAGAATTTCACGGAGTTAAAAAGAAAAAAAGCGAAGATTGATCTTCGCTTTTTTATTTATTTTTTCTGTGCAGGCATCGGTGTTGTCATTTCCAATGGTTGCGTATTCATTCCCGGTTTTTTCGGGACACCACTTTGAATGGCGTTATTCATCGGTTGAGAACTGTTTGGCAGCGGATTGTTTTGATTTCCCGGAGCCGTTATATTCTGTGAAGTCTGTATATTTTGTACAGGCTTACCAAATTCGGCAGGTTGTGTAGGGATATTCTGCGAACTTTGTGTTATTGTATTTCCTTTGTTATCAGTAGACTGAAAAGCAATTTCAGTCTTGAGATAGTTCAGCATTTCTTTTGCCTTCTCTCCTTCAGGAGTTTTCCCGTAGTTAAGAACAATCTGTTCCAATTGTAAAATCATTACTTCTTTACCACTTGTTTTACCGGCGTTGAATGCATTAAGAAGATTAAGTTTCGGCACCAGAGCATCTTTCGGATTTTTCTGTATTGCCTGATCGATTAAATTCTGACTTTCAGCAAATTTCTCAGATTCAAATAGCGCATACGCCATCTTGTAATCGTTTTCTGTTTCCGGAGCAGATTTTACAAACGTATTATTTTTAGGATTTCTGGCAAATTCGGCGTACGAACTATAAGGATAATCTGTCAATAAAATTTGTTTTGCTCTCGCAGCAGCTTGTTGATTTTTCTGATAATTCATGGCAAAAATTTCATACAAAGCCTGTAGCATTACTTTCTCTTCCGGTTTTGCATCTACAAGATCATATAGCGTTTTTGTCGCAAGCGGAGTATTGGTAAAATAATTCTGATACATGATTCCCAAACCTAATGATGCGGTGTCTCTGTCTTTTTTCAGTTGCGATAAACTTCCAGGGTCACTTGGAATCTGCTCGATGTAAAACGCGGGCTCAAAACGTCTTGGGTTGGGCGCAGTGCTTACTCCCAAAGCTTCATTTTTCAAATCTTCAATGGATGCCATTTTCTTAGAAAATCGCCAGTTGTCTACCAATGCTCTTTCCCCCCAAACCTGCTTAAATGTTGAAGTTCCTTTGTTTACGGTTCCTACATTTCCATAATAGAAACCCTTGTTTACGGTTCCGAATTCTTCAAAAGAATTTCCACTGTTAGCAAAAAGTGAGTTGGCGTTATAATCACCCGTATCAAAGCCTTTATTTCTTTCAGCACGCAATCTTTCGAGTTCTTCTTTGGCTTCTTTAGCTTTAAGTTTTTCGATATGTTTTGCAAAAAAATCAGTTTTTTGAGCTTCAGACATCTTGGCAATCGTCAGGATACTGTCGTTTTTTCTGATCAGATAATAGTTTTTAGAAATCTTTTTAATGTTTTCAGACTGATCTTTCAAAAGTATTTTTGAAGGTTCGTATGTCATCGTAGCCAATGCAGAATCGTAATAAGCACCAGCTCCGATGTAGTCGTTTTTATCTAAAAAACTTCTTCCGATTTCATAATAAGTCAAACCACGCACCTGTGGGTCAGACACTTTTTCAAGTAAAGATCTTCTGAAAAATTCTTGTCCTTCCTCAGACTTTCCGGCTTTGGTGGCCATCAGACCTAAAGCATAATAAAATTCGTTTTTTCTGGAGCCATACGTTCCTTTTTTGCTGATGTCTTCCAGATACTTTTTGGCACCTGCATAATCTCCTTTTCCGTTGAATGTTTTGGCGATTTCAATTTGAGATTTTACTTCAAACTCAAAATCATTGGCGTATTTGTAAGCAGACACGAAACTTTCGCGCGCGGGCTCATTTCTTCCTAATTCTGCTAAAACCTGACCTCTCAAGAAGGCAATTCTGCTTTTCAGTTTTCTGTTTCCGTTCAGT
This region includes:
- the rnr gene encoding ribonuclease R; the encoded protein is MPKKNKYISQKNDSKLLEIGRLILRFMNQNQTKIYNYKQISDGIDYKNPRQRELVIQSLHKLLANQRIKETEKGKFSINLNIEGTLTGIIDFNQSGNAYVTVENLKDDVFVHAKNVKDALQGDKVLIVTYNFKGKKIEGSVLEVLERSRTEFVGTFQLVPHKEFGFVVCDKKTINTDIFIPKGKINGAENGDKVVVKMLEWKAGDKNPDGEIIKVLGAPGEHETEIHSILAEYGLPYNFPEEVEQDAEKIDRRITEEEVAKRRDMRKICTFTIDPKDAKDFDDALSIQKLENGNLEIGVHIADVSHYVVPGTMLDDEAYERATSVYLVDRVVPMLPEVLSNDVCSLRPNEDKFTFSAVFEMNDKAEVVNEWFGRTAIHSDRRFTYEEAQERIETQEGDLTEEILTLDRLAKIMRDQRIKNGAITFDRSEVRFNLNEKSEPIGVYFKVSKDSNHLIEEFMLLANRKVSEFVSLKKGRPNNNTFIYRIHDDPDPAKLEALRDFVSTFGYKMDLANTKKVAESLNNLLSEVKGKGEENMIETLAMRSMSKAVYSTDPIGHYGLGFDYYSHFTSPIRRYPDLLAHRLLQHYLDGGKSPDRNELEEKSKHCSARERLAADAERDSIKFMQVKFMEKHLGETFTGVISGVAEFGFWVQIPENGAEGLIKLRDLMDDSYTYDKSTHAVYGSRTGNRYQLGQEVKIKVIKANLIQKQLDFKIVD
- a CDS encoding LysE family transporter, coding for MFELIFSAIGLGFMLSLVFIGPIFFLLIETSFSRGPKHALALDFGVITADLLCIVAAYYASADIVNLIDKHPGFYRITSILILSYGIVMLVTKTKMHLPGEEKIISQNYIKTFLNGFLLNLLNVGVILFWLLTVIGVRNQYPDTGNGILYIGIVIATYLSIDLMKIFLAKQFHYKLTQKLANKIRRIVGIILIIFSFFIFLQSFKMFNQFDKKLEEAEKKELKYKKNR
- a CDS encoding S66 peptidase family protein, with product MKKIFPKSLKKGDKIAIISPAGAVEQSQLEKGINMIKSKGFEPVLGEHLYTKFSNGYNYAGTEEQRTKDINWALNDPQITAIWASRGGYGCQHLVEKLNLKGFAKNPKWYIGYSDNTVIQSYLLKKGFASIHGQTIKTSSFGVTDESYDLIFNILKGKALKYTLKSNQFNKDGNVEGELVGGNLALIYALLGTKYSFDFKDKILFIEDIGENFYALDRMMMSLEMAGVFTKIKGLVIGGMTNMGDEKENKQYEESFDEFAYQLISERISKYQFPVVFGFPNGHIHNNIPLIIGADVSLQSGKNVSLTFK
- a CDS encoding DoxX family protein → MFYSKFILAFLLITAGVFHFVKPHFFMKIMPDYVPLHLQMVYISGVVEILCGILLLFPETQKIGAYLSIALFIAVFPANIEMARKFYEINHQYFWLTVLRLPLQFVLIWWAYQFRK
- a CDS encoding YraN family protein, encoding MADHNDLGRKAEDLAAEYLIKNGHRILMRNFRYQKAEIDIISEKDNLIVVTEVKARSTDFFILPQEAVTKGKIKSIVTAANHFMEEFNKNQEVRFDIISVLPDKNKNLTIEHIPDAFEAFDAN
- a CDS encoding SDR family NAD(P)-dependent oxidoreductase; amino-acid sequence: MKTILITGATSGIGKATAELFAKQGNRIIICGRRAEVLESVKKELSVLTEVFSLKFDVRNLEEVENAIASLPQEWKNVDVLINNAGNAHGLEPLSAGSTDDWDSMIDGNVKGLLYVSKTLIPMMKERSSGHIINISSVAARQTYANGVVYCASKKAVDVISEGMRIELTEFGIRVTNIQPGAVSTDFSLVRFKGDQERAATVYAGYEALKAEDIADAIAYCVNAPQHVTVSDMTIYPSAQSEPRTIHRKE
- a CDS encoding nuclear transport factor 2 family protein; amino-acid sequence: MRFLCGILLLFFVFGSSQKISKHEKAVLVQAKKLDSLMKNNNDAIIDLFSEDVSFGHSNGWIQNLDDFIKDFSSKKVIYKEVSQTEFSEIKEFKNSISLRRVIKVAGLYKNQDFEMKLALLEIWIKKKSVWKLWSRQSVEIKP
- the tsaB gene encoding tRNA (adenosine(37)-N6)-threonylcarbamoyltransferase complex dimerization subunit type 1 TsaB gives rise to the protein MKILYLETSSKNCSVAISDDEKLLCVCEEVSENYKQSESLHSFVEWTLEGAEISLKDLDAVCLGKGPGSYTGLRIGAASAKGFCYGLKIPLIAVNSMQSMIEPFVGKNYELIIPLVDARRMEVYTAAYDGITGEELSVTEAKILDETSFEELKDKKIIFVGDGVKKAKEVLQLPNADFDEDIYPSAQYLVKKTLDKIQKKEYEDIAYFEPFYLKEFHGVKKKKSED
- the porW gene encoding type IX secretion system periplasmic lipoprotein PorW/SprE, translated to MKKNIIFLLAAIIVVSCGTKVKKPEARSKFLKGFNTYYNTLFNAKNALNSEFTDRDKAHKDNFYAPYIPILTYEEQPIGSDLGQSSAFAENSMKMAEVNRSSPAAGGRSAPGMPPNGPGAMPGMPQDQNNPQDNKGASTLEIAEAKALKAIGKYSVIRKGEEQNKTIFDAYIILVQSRIYQGKSRQALDALNYVFTHMKEDKRLPLARVYEGLAYAQLKDYYKSDQIFNKLKSDGINKDQDRLLSIYYSESLLDAGKKEEAVKELDRAFELNGNRKLKSRIAFLRGQVLAELGRNEPARESFVSAYKYANDFEFEVKSQIEIAKTFNGKGDYAGAKKYLEDISKKGTYGSRKNEFYYALGLMATKAGKSEEGQEFFRRSLLEKVSDPQVRGLTYYEIGRSFLDKNDYIGAGAYYDSALATMTYEPSKILLKDQSENIKKISKNYYLIRKNDSILTIAKMSEAQKTDFFAKHIEKLKAKEAKEELERLRAERNKGFDTGDYNANSLFANSGNSFEEFGTVNKGFYYGNVGTVNKGTSTFKQVWGERALVDNWRFSKKMASIEDLKNEALGVSTAPNPRRFEPAFYIEQIPSDPGSLSQLKKDRDTASLGLGIMYQNYFTNTPLATKTLYDLVDAKPEEKVMLQALYEIFAMNYQKNQQAAARAKQILLTDYPYSSYAEFARNPKNNTFVKSAPETENDYKMAYALFESEKFAESQNLIDQAIQKNPKDALVPKLNLLNAFNAGKTSGKEVMILQLEQIVLNYGKTPEGEKAKEMLNYLKTEIAFQSTDNKGNTITQSSQNIPTQPAEFGKPVQNIQTSQNITAPGNQNNPLPNSSQPMNNAIQSGVPKKPGMNTQPLEMTTPMPAQKK